Part of the Flagellimonas eckloniae genome, TTAAAGCAGTAATCTGGTCTAAACTCTTCAAAGACATTCCTTAAAATTTTACTCTCAGGTTGTGTAAGTTGCTTTGCATCCCTGTTTAAGTCAATCTTATTGGCATTTACACGTGTATATTGTTTTGCTCCATCCGGGTTAAGGATGGGTATAATTAATAATGAACAATTTTCTAGAATTGATGTTGCTATTGTTTCCCCAGAACGCAAATAATTAACCAGATCTACTACAGCCTTCGTGGTTGTGGATTCATTTCCATGCATTTGGGACCACATCAAGATTTTATTTTTTCCAGTTCCTAAAGAAATGGAGATAATCCCATTCTCTTGAACCGAACTACCAATGGTTTTAATTGTGGAAGTCTCGGACTTACCCAGCCATTCCATTTTAAGCATTTCGCTAGTAACGTAACGTCCGTGAATTGATTTTTCTTTAAAGGTTTTATGATTCACCATTGAGTCTGTACAAGAATTAGGTTTACAAAAGTAAATGAAGAATAAATTACAATTGTAAACATATCTATCCTCAAGAATATTTGTGGAATTGATGTTTGTTTACAATTGTACCCAATAAAAACTAAATATAATTTAAGTGACTATTAATCATATATTTAAATACTTTTATTAAATCTAATAATTCAAATATATTTTGATTATTTTTTAGAATTTCGATAAAAATTCTACCAGCAATGATTACTTTTACTTTATGATTAATTACAATTGTAATGAATGAAATCATAGATCGCATTAGGTCAATTATTAACCATTATGGATTAACTGTATCCACTTTTGCGGATAAGATTGGTGTGCAGCGTTCAAGCATTTCCCATCTCCTAAGTGAAAGAAATAAACCAAGTTTGGATTTTGTAATGAAAGTGGTTCTAGCATATCCTTCAGTAGATCTCTATTGGTTATTATATGGAAAGGGAGATTTTCCAAATCCTGAGCGTGAAAATGATTCAGATACCTCTGCCCTATCTGAAATATCAAATACCATAGCAACACACGGAAGCAAAAGTTCTGTACTAACAGCTAAGGAACCCATTCGTATTGCATTATTCTATGCAGATGGCACTTTTGAATCTTTCGAGATAAAAAAATAATCATTTCATCTATCCAAATTCTATACTTTACCGTTATTTTGCAGGTATGTTAAAACAGCTGTTTCTATTTGTACTGGTCCTTTTCTTATGTGCTTGTTCTTCACCGCCGCAACGTAACTGCGCTAATTTTAAAACTGGGAAGTTTATGTTCAAAAGTGTGATAAATGGAGAAGAGAAGCAAACTACTTTTTCTCGGACGAAAGAAATAGAGATTGATTATTTTGAAGGAAAACAAGATACTTCTTCAATACGTTGGATCAATGATTGCGAGTACGTTCTCAAAAATATAAACCCTAAAAATAAGGCTGAAGAGAAATCAATTCATATTAAAATATTGACTACTTCGGATTCTTCTTATACATTTGAATATAATGCGATTGGAGATAAGCGTAAATTTAAAGGAACTGCATTTAAAATAAACTAACCATGCTTGAAATTTTTACGAGTCCAGATGCCTGGATGGCCCTACTTACATTGACATTTTTGGAAATCATCCTTGGGATAGACAACATAATCTTTATTTCCATTGCTGCGGGCAAGCTTGAGAAGAAAGACAGAAAAAAAGCTACAAATCTTGGATTGGTATTGGCCATGGGTATGCGAATAGTACTGCTTTTTGGTATTACATGGTTGACCAAAATGAAAAAACCTTTTCTAGTATTGGACGAATCTTGGATTACCGGTGGAATAAGCTGGCAAGCTCTAATTTTATTTGTGGGAGGTCTTTTTCTACTTTACAAGAGCACTAAGGAGATTCGTGAAAAAATTGAGGATAAAGGCCATGATGAACGTGAAGTCACCAAATCAAGGTCTTCATCATTGACCAATGCAATTGTTCAAATAACCGTAATTAATATTGTCTTTTCCTTTGATTCTATTCTTACGGCAATTGGAATGACGAATGGTATTTCTCCCAACCCAACTGATGCTTTGATTTTGATGGTAACGGCTGTGGTTATTTCCGTAATAATTATGATGGTATTCGCCAATCCTGTTGGTGAGTTTGTGAACAAACATCCATCTATACAGGTGTTGGGTCTATCATTCCTTATTTTAATTGGGTTTATGCTGATTACAGAAGCGGCACATCTTTCACACTTGGTGGTATTTGACAATGAGATTGGAGCAATACCCAAAGGGTATCTTTACTTTGCAATATCCTTCTCCTTAATGGTTGAGTTTTTTGACCTAAGAATGAAAAAGAACAAACAGAAAAATGGCGAAACCCTAGAAGGTTAAAGTTCTAATTGGGTCGCTGGAAAGCCAATTCAGGATGCAGTTGCTTCTGCGTTTCATGCAGTTTCTGTTGCTGCCTTACGGTAAGTGTACTGCCGTCATGGCTCCATCCCGGAGGGCCAAAAATGTACATTAGTTTGTGGGATAGTTTTTTGGACTTCTTCATATCATTCCAAATATCCTTGAATTCATGGGTAAGGATTACCACAGGATTAAAAGAATCAGGTGAATGGATAACTCCATATTTTACATCAACATCATCATCAAGCTCTTTCCATGTGCCAAACATTTTATCAAAGATGTTTAAGAATCCACCATGGTTCTTGTCCAAATATTCAACATTTTGTGCGTGGTGCACCTGGTGCATAGTATGTGTATTGAAAATTTTCTCAATGAATCCCATTTTAGGAACATAAACGGAGTGCAGTTGAAATTGCCACAATGCCTCGATTCCCAAACAAACCACAACCATTTCTGGTGGAAACCCAATTGCTGTCATCCACATATAAAATAGAGGTTTGTACAAAATAGTGAACCATCCATTTCGGACGGCTGTCCCTAGATTAAAATTATCTGAGGAATGGTGCACAATGTGTGCGGCCCATAATATTCGTATTTCATGGTTGGCTCTATGGAACCAGTAGTATGTGAAATCATCAGCTAATTGACATAGAATCCAAATATACCATGCGTAACCAAAAGATTCATAGCCCAAAAAATTCCTTCGAACTCCATCTACCATGGGATTACAGAGCTCATATACACCTTCAAAAAGAACAATTGCAAAAATAACCTTGAACAATGGACCTAAAATTGCAGACCCAATTCCCATGAAGCCACTTGCAGCTAAATCTTTCCAATTATATAAATGGTCATCACCATGTGCCTTACTGTAAGTTAATTCAAATAAAATAAACGCAATAAAAACAGGTACGCCGTATACCAACGGGTTAGTGAAATCCATATAAAAAAATTAAGCTATTGGGTTAGGTGTGTATAACTTGAGCGCCAAAATAAGTAGAATAATGCATTAAAACAAAGTAGTTTGCTCAGAACCATCATCTTTTGAATCTATATCATTATCATTAAAGCCTATGGATTCTTCATCCACCACTTCAATCTCCTCTGGAATAGGTTCTTTGGGCTCTTCAAAGGGAAGAGGCTCCAAGGCATTAATATTTTTTACTTTTTCTGATGTTAGTTGGTTCCCTATTGCTTTTATTCCCTTTACAGATATGAAATCTCCTACATCTATCTGTTGATTAGGTTTGGCATCCTTACCTCTTGGTTTTGAAAATTCAATCTCAATCAATGGTTTCCAATCTGTAGAAACGAGCTCAAGGTGTGATTTTGGATGTTCCGAAATCACTATTTCTTCCTTGTTGGGATTTTCAACTAAAAACCTTTTTATATAATAGCGCTCCTTTTCACCTTCAAAATGCACAACGGAGATTGGTTTTTTAGGGTTCCATTTTTGCAGAACAATCATATCATCATTAAAACGAGTCAATAAATCTGGTGGAATGGTTTTGACTTTTCCTTTCTGATCAATAATCAACAAAAGGTCATCTCCTTTAAAATCACCCAGAAGCTCTCCTCTTCCATCAACGTTTAGACGTCCCACGATATCATCAAACCAAATTTTTCTTGGCTTAAGGGTAGAAACTCCTTTTTCTTTTAACTCTATTCTCTTTACGGGATACTTAGTGACCAAATTTCCTTTTGATGCTCTTCCTTTTATCAACAGGTCAGCAAAATCCAAATCCCATTTTAATTTCTTAATGCTACCGGATTGCCTCAGTAATACGGTAATAGTTTCCGCTTCTCCATTGGGGTTGGCTGAAAAGTAAAGTACCTCCGATGTTGGCTTGCCTCCTGCCAATTGATACATCTTATCCCTAGTGATACTGGTGACATTAAATCTCTTGATGTAGCTAGGCCCTCCCCTTCCATCTTTGTAGATCATATTATAGATGGTACGGCTATCTTTCTTCTTAAATACCGCTACATGAATGATTCCTTTTCCAATAAAGGTCTTGGAGTCGACCTTTGTGATCATCATTTCACCTTTTTTGGTGAAAACGATAATGTCATCTATATCACTGCAATCCGTAACATATTCATCTTTCCGTAATGAGGTTCCAATAAACCCTTCCTCCCGGTTTACATAGAGTTTAGTATTTCTAATGACTACTTTGGTAGCTTCAATGTCATCAAAGATTTTAATCTCTGACTTACGTTCTCGTCCTTTGCCATATTTCTTCTTGAGTTCTTTAAAGTAATCAATGGCGTAGTCTACCAAATGTTCCAGATGATGTTTGGTTTGAGCAATTTTCTCGTCCAAACTGTCAATAAGCTGTTGGGCTTTTTCTAAATCAAATTTGGAAATACGTTTGATGCGGATTTCGGTCAAACGAACTATGTCATCCTCTGTAACCGCTCTTTTCAGGTTTTTGGTGAATGGTTTAAGCCCTTTATCAATAGCTGAGATAACACCTTCCCATGTTTCCTCCTCCTCAATATCACGGTAGATTCTATTCTCAATAAAAATACGTTCTAAAGAAGCAAAATGCCATTGCTCCTCCAGTTCACCAAGCTGAATTTCGAGCTCAGCCTTTAACAATTCAACCGTATAGTCGGTTGAACGCATAAGCATTTCAGTAACACCTATAAATAGAGGTTTGTTGTCCTCAATAATACATCCCAAAGGAGATATGGAAGATTCGCAAGACGTAAATGCGTATAGCGCGTCTATGGTTTTGTCAGGAGAAATTCCACTAGGCAGATGAACCAAAATCTCTACCTCTGCAGCGGTATTGTCTTCTATTTTTTTGATTTTGATTTTACCCTTGTCATTGGCTTTAAGAATAGAATCTATTAATGAAGATGTATTGGTTCCATATGGTATTTCATTGATAACAAGAGTATTCTTGTCAAATGTTGAAATCTTAGCGCGAACACGAACCTTACCGCCCCGAAGCCCATCATTATAATTGGTGACGTCTATAATTCCAGAAGTTGGGAAATCTGGAAATAGCTTGAAACGTTGGCCTTTTAAATGTTTCATGGAGGCATCAATCAACTCATTAAAGTTGTGTGGGAGTACCTTGGTTGACAATCCCACAGCAATTCCCTCAGCTCCCTGCGCCAACAGCAATGGGAATTTGACCGGAAGATTTACAGGTTCCTTCTTTCTACCATCATAGGAAAGCTGCCATTCAGTAATTTTTGGGCTGAAAACAACCTCTAATCCAAATTTTGAGAGTCTAGCCTCTATATACCTGGATGCAGCGGCCCCATCACCGGTAAGAATGTTCCCCCAGTTTCCTTGAGTATCTATAAGTAAGTCCTTCTGCCCTATTTGAACCATGGCATCTGCAATACTCGCATCTCCATGAGGATGGTATTGCATAGTATGCCCAACGACATTGGCCACTTTGTTGTACCGGCCATCGTCCAACTCTTTAAGGGCGTGCATTATTCTGCGTTGCACTGGTTTAAAACCGTCTTCTATTGCAGGAACGGCACGCTCTAAAATAACATAAGAGGCATAGTCCAAAAACCAATCCTTGTACATGCCCGTGACCCTTGTAAGGCTATCTTGGGAACTGTCTTGGTTTTCTAAACCTTCATCATTCAAATCTTCATTCTCTTCCATTTAGAAGGGGATACATTTATCTGGTTTATAGTTAGTTTTCTTCAACTAAATCAAGTTCTACTTTAAGGTTTTTAATGATAAATTCTTGTCTATCAGGGGTGTTTTTGCCCATATAGAATTTCAGTAAATTATCTATGCTCATTGCTTTGTCCAACATTACAGGTTCAAGGCGAATATCATCGCCTATAAAATGTTGAAACTCGTCTGGAGAAATCTCGCCCAACCCTTTAAATCTTGTAATTTCTGGTTTACCGGTGAGCTTTTGAATAGCATTTCGTCTTTCTTCCTCGCTGTAACAATAAATGGTTTCTTTTTTATTTCTAACCCTGAAAAGAGGGGTTTGTAGAATGTATAAATGGTTTTCTTTTATCAATTCTGGAAAGAATTGCAAAAAGAACGTAATCAGTAAAAGACGTATGTGCATTCCGTCAACATCTGCATCCGTGGCGATTACAATATTGTTGTAACGCAGGTCTTCCATCGATTCTTCAATATTTAAAGCTGCTTGCAACAGATTGAATTCTTCATTTTCATACACAATCTTTTTTGACATTCCATAGGAATTCAAAGGCTTTCCCCGTAGACTGAAAACCGCTTGGGTGTTTACATCCCTAGATTTGGTGATAGAACCGGAAGCTGAATCTCCCTCTGTAATAAACAGTGTGGATTCCAACCTTCTGTCCTTCTTCATATCTTGAAGATGAACTCGGCAATCTCTAAGTTTTTTATTGTGCAAGCTTGCTTTTTTAGCGCGATCTCTCGCTAATTTTCGAATTCCAGAAAGTTCCTTTCTTTCTTTTTCAGCCTGTACAATCTTGCGCTGAATTGCTTCGGCCGTGGTTTGGTTTTTATGCAAGTAATTATCTAGGTACTTTCCAACAAAGTCATTGATATAGGTTCGGACAGTGGGTAACTTTCCTCCCATGTCCGTAGAGCCCAGTTTGGTCTTAGTTTGACTTTCAAAAACAGGCTCCATCACTTTAATGGAAATAGCAGAAATTATGGATTTTCTGATATCCGAGGCATCATAATTTTTACCATAAAAATCACGAATGGTCTTTACAATAGCCTCCCTAAAAGCGGCTTGGTGTGTTCCTCCTTGCGTAGTATGTTGTCCATTTACAAAGGAATGATATTCCTCACTGTATTGGGTTCTACTATGTGTTAGGGCAACTTCGATATCATCTCCTTTAAGATGAATTATTGGATATAGAAAATCTTCTTGGTTGTTGTTATCCTCCAATAAATCCTTCAATCCATTTTCTGAAAAGAATTTTTCCCCATTAAAGACAATAGTTAATCCTGGATTAAGGTATACGTAGTTTTTGAGCATGCGTTCCACATACTCGTTTCGATATTTATATTTTTTAAAAATGGATTCGTCAGGAACAAAACTAACCTTGGTACCCCGGCGTTTTGTGGAATCTATCAGTTCTTCGGTTACTAAATTCCCAGCTTTAAACTCAGCTGCCTTTGATTGCCCATCACGCACTGATTCAACCTTAAAAAAATTGGAAAGCGCATTTACTGCCTTTGTTCCAACTCCATTAAGACCTACAGATTTTTTAAAAGCCCGAGTATCGTATTTTCCACCGGTATTCATTTTGGAAACTACATCCACAACCTTCCCCAATGGAATTCCTCGACCATAATCACGGACATGGACTGTATTTTCCTTGATATTGATTTCAATAGTTTTCCCGGCCCCCATGACAAACTCATCAATACAGTTGTCAATGACTTCTTTAAGAAGAATATAGATGCCGTCGTCTGCGGATGAACCATCTCCCAACTTACCAATATACATTCCGGGGCGCATGCGGATATGCTCCTTCCAGTCCAGGGAGCGAATATTATCCTCGGTATACTTGGTTTCTGCCATTGGTTAAGGGTTAATCCTTGCTAATATAAAATTTAGCCGCAAAAATAAATGTGTAGCCGAAAGAAAGTAATCAACAAATACTGTTGATATACCTATTATGAAGAAGGATTTCTCTTAAACGTTAAACCTAAAATGCATGACATCACCATCCTTTACCACATATTCCTTCCCCTCAACACGCATTTTACCTGCTTCTTTTACTTTGGATTCGCTTCCATACTGCACATAATCATCATAAGCAATGACCTCTGCTCGAATGAAGCCTTTTTCAAAATCAGTATGGATTACCCCGGCAGCTTGCGGGGCCGTTGCCCCAACTGGAATGGTCCAAGCCCTAACCTCTTTTTCACCAGCTGTAAAATAAGTTTCCAAGTCCAATAATTTATATGCTCCCCTAATCAGTTTAGCTGAACCGGGCTCGGAAAGACCTAAATCTTCCAAGAACATTTGGCGTTCCTCATAGGTATCCAATTCCGTAATATCCGCTTCGGTGCCCACTGCTAAAAATATAACTTCAGCATTTTCATTGGCTACCGCTTCTTTTACCTTTTCTACATAGGCATTTCCATTTGTAGCTGCTTCTTCATCAACATTACAGACATACATTACTGGTTTGTCCGTTATCAATTGCAAAGGTTTTACATATTCCGCATGGTCATCATCAGAAAGTGTTATGGCCCGCACCGATGTTCCTGCTTCCAAGCCTTCTTTTAAACTAGTTAAAACAGCGGCTTCCTTTTGGGCTTCTTTGTTTCCTGTTTTTGCAGCACGATTTACCTTGTCCAATTTCTTTTCAACACTCTCCAAATCTTTCAACTGGAGTTCCATATCTATGGTCTCCTTATCCCTGATTGGATCTACAGAGCCATCAACATGTACAATATTATCGTTATCAAAACATCGTAAGACATGGAGAATGGCATCCGTTTCACGAATGTTTCCTAAAAATTGGTTTCCCAACCCCTCTCCTTTACTGGCGCCCTTCACCAATCCGGCAATATCAACTATTTCTACCGTTGCGGGAATAACTTTTTCTGGACTAACCAACTCCTCCAATTTTTCCATTCGATTGTCGGGTACATTAACAACCCCAATATTAGGTTCAATAGTACAAAAGGGAAAGTTTGCACTCTGTGCCTTTGCATTGGACAAACAATTAAACAAAGTCGATTTTCCTACGTTTGGCAATCCTACAATACCAGCTTTCATTGATTAGATGTTTGATTTAAGTATTTAGTATTTTGGGCTTGCTATCTATTTATACGTAATAGCATGACCTTGTACTGAACACCGAGAATTATTTAAGGCTGCAAATATAAGTTGAAGTATGACAAATGTTACATTTCAAGAACCTTAAAAACCTGAAAGAAGCATATAAAATCCTATAATAATTACAGCGAGGATGCCTAAAATGGCAATTATGGAAAGTGTGCACCCTATCTGTTTCCAAAATCCATTATATGTTTTCTCTTTTTCTTGCATAAAAAAACCCGAACCATTTTCGATTCGGGCTAAATTAAAGCTTTTTTCCACCTATCCGTCAGGGTGCATAAATTTTTGCTTTCCTAAGAGTTCCTCCTCGGTCTCTACTCTGTCCTCATCAGGTACACAACAGTCTACCGGGCATACGGCGGCACACTGGGGTTCCTCATGAAAGCCCATACATTCAGTACACTTATCTGGGGATATATAGTAAATTTCATCACTTATGGGAATCTGTACTTCATCTGCATTTACAGCTTTTCCATCAGGAAGGACTACATCCCCTTCCAACGATGTGCCATCACTGTAGCGCCATTCATCAGCCCCTTCATAAATTGCAGTATTTGGGCACTCAGGTTCGCAAGCACCACAGTTAATACATTCATCTGTTATTATAATTGCCATAATTTCTTTTTCCTTTATGCTGAAATAATTTCTGCATGCTTACTTTTGGACAAAAATAAACCCTACCAATTTAGTGTACAAATATAATGATAGCGCATACCTCTAGATTGCAAGCTTTTGTTAAACTTGGAAGTTTTATAAGTGATTTTTGTGAAAATCATAACCTCTCAGAAAACAATAGGTATTCTGACTTCAATGATATCCTGGTAAAAGCAGGACAGCAAAACAGTTGGTTTACACAGGAGAACATTTTATTTGCCCTTGAACAATGGTCGTTTTTATTAACAGAAGAACAGTTGACCAATTGGCTTTCCAATTACACTTTTACTAACTCAAAAGAAGTAAAGACCGTTGGTCTTGTCATGGCTGGAAATATTCCTTTGGTTGGTTTCCATGACTTTTTATGCGTTTTATTGTCAGGAAACAAGGTTTTGGCAAAACTTTCATCAAACGATACGGTGCTCCTCCCCTTTCTTTCTGAATACTTGATTCAGCAGGACCCGAACTTAGAAGACAAAATTCAGTTTGCCGAAGGTAAACTTGAAGATTTTGATGCGGTAATTGCTACGGGAAGCAATAACACCAGTAGGTATTTTGAGTATTATTTCGGAAAAAAGCCAAATATTATTAGAAAGAATAGAAGTTCTGTCGCCATTCTAACAGGAAATGAATCAAAGCAGCAGCTTACGGCTTTGGGAGAAGATATTTTTAGATATTATGGATTGGGATGCAGAAATGTTTCCAAAATATTTGTTCCAAAAAATTATGATTTTGACATGTTTTTCAATGCCATTTTTGAGTATAAAGACCTGATAAATCAAATTAAATACTCGAATAACTACGACTACAATAAAGCAGTTTATTTGATGAGTGAGTTTAAAATTCTGGATAACGGTTTCCTTATTTTAAAAGAAGATGAAAGTTTTTCTTCACCCATTGCATCATTGTTTTATTCGTATTATGAAAACGAGACAGAATTAAAACAAAAACTTGAAGAACACCGCGATGACATTCAATGTGTGGTCTCTGATTTAAAAGTTAACAACAAGGTCAATTTTGGGGAAACCCAAAAACCAAAACTTAATGACTACGCAGATGGGATTGATACCATTTCGTTCCTTTTATCACTTTAATGTCAATACGTTTTAACCATTTTTATATCCAAGATTTTTTTAGAACTTTACTCCTTAATTTAACCAAATGAAAAAACACAATTTTAGTGCTGGTCCATGTATTTTACCAAAAGAAGTAATGCAGAAAGCCGCTGAGGCGGTAGTAGAACTTGATGGAATAGGCCTCTCACTTATAGAAATTTCCCATAGAAGTAAAGAGTTTGTAGCCATTATGGAAAATGCGCGCGCTCTGGCCCTGGAACTTTTGGGCCTGGAGGGAAAAGGGTATCAAGCATTGTTCCTCCAAGGTGGTGCAAGCACTCAATTTTTGATGGCTGCCTTTAATTTGTTGGATAAAAAAGCGGGATACGTAAATACAGGTACATGGAGTCAAAAATCAATCAAAGAGGCAAAATTGATTGGTGAAATTATCGAAGTAGCCTCCTCACAAGACCAAAATTTCAATTATATCCCAAAGGGATATGCAATTCCAAGTGATTTGGATTATTTGCACTTAACCTCCAACAATACCATTTTTGGAACGCAAATAAAAAAATTCCCTAAAACGGATGTTCCATTGGTATGTGATATGAGTTCGGATATTTTTTCAAGGCAAATGGATTTTTCGAAATTCGACCTGATTTATGCTGGAGCACAAAAAAATATGGGCCCAGCAGGAACCACATTAGTAGTTATAAAAGAGAACATTTTGGGGAAAGTATCGCGTCAAATCCCATCAATGTTAGATTATAAGGTACATGTTAGTAAGGATAGCATGTTCAATACACCACCAGTTTTTGCTGTATACGTTTCCATGCTTACCATGCAGTGGCTGAAAGATCTAGGAGGAATTGCTGCCATAGAGGAAATTAACGAACGTAAAGCAAATCTTATTTATTCTGAAATAGAACTGAACCCTGTTTTCTCTGGATTTGCAGCAAAAGAAGACCGTTCCATTATGAATGCCACTTTTAATATTACTGATGATTCGTTGAAAGAAATTTTTGATGAGAAATGCAAAGAAGCCGGAATTAATGGAATTAATGGCCATCGTTCTGTTGGTGGCTATCGGGCCTCCATGTACAATGCCCTTCCTTTGGAAAGTGTTGGAGTCTTGGTAGATATAATGAGTGATTTGGAAAAGAAAGGATAATGGGAAAAGTTTTAGCAAACGACGGAATAGCCCAAATTGGAATTGACCTGCTTGAAAAAGGAGGTTTTGAAGTAATAACTACCAAAGTAGCGCAAGAACAGCTGGTAAACTTTATCAACGAAAATGATATTACCGCATTATTGGTACGAAGTGCCACTGAAGCCAGAAAGTCTTTGGTGGACGCATGTCCAAATTTAGAATTGATTGGTCGTGGCGGTGTTGGTATGGATAATATTGATGTGGAATATGCCAAATCCAAAGGAGTTCATGTAATAAATACTCCAGCTGCTTCATCAGAATCTGTTGCCGAGTTAGTATTTGCCCATTTATTTGGAGGCGTTCGGTTTTTATACGATTCAAATCGAAATATGCCTCTGGATGGAGATAGTAAGTTCAAACAATTAAAGAAAAGTTATGCAGGCGGAACTGAGCTCCGAGGAAAAACATTAGGACTTGTTGGGTTCGGAAGAATTGGCAAGGCTACCGCAAAAATGGCGTTGGGGCTTGGCATGAAAGTGTTATATACGGATTCATACGTGCCTGAAGCAACCGTGGAAATCCCATTTTTTGATGGTCAATCTGTAAAATTTGAATTGAAAAGTAGTTCAAAAGAAGACGTTTTGCAAAACTCAGATTTCATTAGTATCCATGTTCCTGCCCAAAAAGATTACGTCTTGGGGAAAAATGAGTTTAAAATGATGAAATCCGGTGCTGGAGTAATAAATGCATCCCGTGGCGGTGTTTTGGATGAAGTAGCGCTTATTGACGCGCTGGAAAACAAAAAAATTACGTTTGCTGGATTGGATGTCTTTGAATCTGAACCAAATCCTGAAATCAAAATATTAATGCATCCACAGATTTCATTAACGCCCCATATTGGAGCGGCAACGAAAGAGGCTCAGGAGCGTATTGGTGCAGAGCTGGCGTCTCAAATCATTGATTTGTTGAAATAGCTTGTTTATAAATACAGTTTTAAAAACTTTCTTTTTTGTACATTGGGCTCCTAAACTAAACACTATAAAATGTCAGGATTATTAGACTTATTGA contains:
- a CDS encoding DNA topoisomerase IV, whose amino-acid sequence is MFKSVINGEEKQTTFSRTKEIEIDYFEGKQDTSSIRWINDCEYVLKNINPKNKAEEKSIHIKILTTSDSSYTFEYNAIGDKRKFKGTAFKIN
- a CDS encoding sterol desaturase family protein, translating into MDFTNPLVYGVPVFIAFILFELTYSKAHGDDHLYNWKDLAASGFMGIGSAILGPLFKVIFAIVLFEGVYELCNPMVDGVRRNFLGYESFGYAWYIWILCQLADDFTYYWFHRANHEIRILWAAHIVHHSSDNFNLGTAVRNGWFTILYKPLFYMWMTAIGFPPEMVVVCLGIEALWQFQLHSVYVPKMGFIEKIFNTHTMHQVHHAQNVEYLDKNHGGFLNIFDKMFGTWKELDDDVDVKYGVIHSPDSFNPVVILTHEFKDIWNDMKKSKKLSHKLMYIFGPPGWSHDGSTLTVRQQQKLHETQKQLHPELAFQRPN
- a CDS encoding DNA gyrase/topoisomerase IV subunit A, with amino-acid sequence MEENEDLNDEGLENQDSSQDSLTRVTGMYKDWFLDYASYVILERAVPAIEDGFKPVQRRIMHALKELDDGRYNKVANVVGHTMQYHPHGDASIADAMVQIGQKDLLIDTQGNWGNILTGDGAAASRYIEARLSKFGLEVVFSPKITEWQLSYDGRKKEPVNLPVKFPLLLAQGAEGIAVGLSTKVLPHNFNELIDASMKHLKGQRFKLFPDFPTSGIIDVTNYNDGLRGGKVRVRAKISTFDKNTLVINEIPYGTNTSSLIDSILKANDKGKIKIKKIEDNTAAEVEILVHLPSGISPDKTIDALYAFTSCESSISPLGCIIEDNKPLFIGVTEMLMRSTDYTVELLKAELEIQLGELEEQWHFASLERIFIENRIYRDIEEEETWEGVISAIDKGLKPFTKNLKRAVTEDDIVRLTEIRIKRISKFDLEKAQQLIDSLDEKIAQTKHHLEHLVDYAIDYFKELKKKYGKGRERKSEIKIFDDIEATKVVIRNTKLYVNREEGFIGTSLRKDEYVTDCSDIDDIIVFTKKGEMMITKVDSKTFIGKGIIHVAVFKKKDSRTIYNMIYKDGRGGPSYIKRFNVTSITRDKMYQLAGGKPTSEVLYFSANPNGEAETITVLLRQSGSIKKLKWDLDFADLLIKGRASKGNLVTKYPVKRIELKEKGVSTLKPRKIWFDDIVGRLNVDGRGELLGDFKGDDLLLIIDQKGKVKTIPPDLLTRFNDDMIVLQKWNPKKPISVVHFEGEKERYYIKRFLVENPNKEEIVISEHPKSHLELVSTDWKPLIEIEFSKPRGKDAKPNQQIDVGDFISVKGIKAIGNQLTSEKVKNINALEPLPFEEPKEPIPEEIEVVDEESIGFNDNDIDSKDDGSEQTTLF
- a CDS encoding TerC family protein, with product MLEIFTSPDAWMALLTLTFLEIILGIDNIIFISIAAGKLEKKDRKKATNLGLVLAMGMRIVLLFGITWLTKMKKPFLVLDESWITGGISWQALILFVGGLFLLYKSTKEIREKIEDKGHDEREVTKSRSSSLTNAIVQITVINIVFSFDSILTAIGMTNGISPNPTDALILMVTAVVISVIIMMVFANPVGEFVNKHPSIQVLGLSFLILIGFMLITEAAHLSHLVVFDNEIGAIPKGYLYFAISFSLMVEFFDLRMKKNKQKNGETLEG
- a CDS encoding helix-turn-helix domain-containing protein is translated as MNEIIDRIRSIINHYGLTVSTFADKIGVQRSSISHLLSERNKPSLDFVMKVVLAYPSVDLYWLLYGKGDFPNPERENDSDTSALSEISNTIATHGSKSSVLTAKEPIRIALFYADGTFESFEIKK
- the ychF gene encoding redox-regulated ATPase YchF, with product MKAGIVGLPNVGKSTLFNCLSNAKAQSANFPFCTIEPNIGVVNVPDNRMEKLEELVSPEKVIPATVEIVDIAGLVKGASKGEGLGNQFLGNIRETDAILHVLRCFDNDNIVHVDGSVDPIRDKETIDMELQLKDLESVEKKLDKVNRAAKTGNKEAQKEAAVLTSLKEGLEAGTSVRAITLSDDDHAEYVKPLQLITDKPVMYVCNVDEEAATNGNAYVEKVKEAVANENAEVIFLAVGTEADITELDTYEERQMFLEDLGLSEPGSAKLIRGAYKLLDLETYFTAGEKEVRAWTIPVGATAPQAAGVIHTDFEKGFIRAEVIAYDDYVQYGSESKVKEAGKMRVEGKEYVVKDGDVMHFRFNV
- a CDS encoding DNA topoisomerase IV subunit B, whose translation is MAETKYTEDNIRSLDWKEHIRMRPGMYIGKLGDGSSADDGIYILLKEVIDNCIDEFVMGAGKTIEINIKENTVHVRDYGRGIPLGKVVDVVSKMNTGGKYDTRAFKKSVGLNGVGTKAVNALSNFFKVESVRDGQSKAAEFKAGNLVTEELIDSTKRRGTKVSFVPDESIFKKYKYRNEYVERMLKNYVYLNPGLTIVFNGEKFFSENGLKDLLEDNNNQEDFLYPIIHLKGDDIEVALTHSRTQYSEEYHSFVNGQHTTQGGTHQAAFREAIVKTIRDFYGKNYDASDIRKSIISAISIKVMEPVFESQTKTKLGSTDMGGKLPTVRTYINDFVGKYLDNYLHKNQTTAEAIQRKIVQAEKERKELSGIRKLARDRAKKASLHNKKLRDCRVHLQDMKKDRRLESTLFITEGDSASGSITKSRDVNTQAVFSLRGKPLNSYGMSKKIVYENEEFNLLQAALNIEESMEDLRYNNIVIATDADVDGMHIRLLLITFFLQFFPELIKENHLYILQTPLFRVRNKKETIYCYSEEERRNAIQKLTGKPEITRFKGLGEISPDEFQHFIGDDIRLEPVMLDKAMSIDNLLKFYMGKNTPDRQEFIIKNLKVELDLVEEN